GACCGTGTGGTGGTAGGAGCTTTATGTATTGGGACATCTTTTATGGTAATTACATTAACTAGATTTGTAGTATTTCAACTCCTAAACTATTATAATGAAAACTCTTGGGTCTCAGTTCATTCACCAACTATTTTTATAAACTCTCTAGTAAATGCACATCTCTAAATTTGTTTCCAAAGACAAAAATGGcaacagaaaaataaaagaagtgcATATATTCAAAATGAGAGTGTAATTATTTGTTATCTATTTATTATCACATATAATGATATAACATGGAAAGGCATTTGTGTTTGATTATCCAAGGCTAGCGTAAGCTTTTCGTATGCAGTGGTAGATTTGGATCCACTTCATGTGAATTTGTAATTATTCATTATCCATTTATTACTATATTTTATATGAAAAGTTTTATGCTTCATggcccttgaaaaatttttgcTCGCATTTGTAGATTGAAGTCCAAATTTTGCCATTCGTATTTTTCTACCTTCTTTCATTCACTCATAGCTCTCTTATTCTTGTCATTATTAAATTTATTGTCTGAGTGGATTTCTTAACCATCTATGATCTAAAGAAATGAAAAAGCGCATTCACCAAAAGTAGAGAATGTTTAAAGAAATAGTATGCATCATAGCCTTAAATTTGGTGTTCTTGTAATGACATAAACTTTCAATAAGAAGTATCTTAGGCTTGCAGCATAGTTTTGTAGCTCATAGTCTACCCTCTGAGTTTATTTTAGCGAACCAAGAAGTTGACTTAGTTCAAGGTACTGAAATTAGTTCACTTCAGTATCCTTCTTTAATTTTTGAGAAACTTCAATGGTTCCCTCCAATGTCCATGATGGTTAAGCAGCGACTAGTTTCATTCTTAGAGTGTAATGGAAGAGCCCTACACAAGAAGCCTTCTCATTATTTGCTAGAAACCAATTTGCCAAATGAGAACTGCATACAGCATGGAAGGGTTACATGTAAAGGATGAATCACTGCAGCAACAATCTGCAATGCTTGGTACATTAGACTAGAAAAAGACACCATGAGCGCTGCATTCAGGCTGTCTACTTTGCCGATTTCAGTCACTTCTGTAACCCTCTTCAATGAGAAAATTGACAAAATATCAACTCTCTTTGTCCCTTTACTGCCACTCACATATTTTGTATAGAGAAGCAGCTTGCACATCAGCTGGATTCAGCTAGTAGAGAGTATAACCGAGATTACTGAGGGGATGGATCTCTCCCGAAATGGCTCTGAAATTATTAGTTTCTGCAGATTGTAATTGTCCtactggaaagaaaaaagaaatcttCAATGAATAATCTAATTTCTTGTATTTCATACCAACATCTAATTGGATAAtgtataaggctctcatgattgCGAGATTTGGGGAGATTCATATGTACATAGCTTTATATCGGTATCAGAGAAATTGTTTTCCTGTTTCAAAACTATGATATGCAGAATTGATCAACCATACTATTACATTAGTACCTACCTtttatgcaaaatattattttatatttatttgcaaAAATATAATCAGAAATAATAAGATCACATTCATCCATCAAACTAGTCAAATGCACTCACGTTTATGAAGCGAATGTGGCCTTCACTAACGCCAGCCAAGTGATGATTATTAATTAACTAAGGATCCATTTAGTTAAGATATAttagattataggataatttgaTGATTTCTAAGAATCATTTATTCGAAAAAATGATCGTGgaggaaaaataatttttattattttttgattgatgaaaaaattattctaaaaaatagcattgaaaaaaaattattacatttgATTTGAGGTACTTATACATAGGAATATGGTCGAATCTATAATATGtccattaatataaaatatttttttaatatcaggaTAGTATTttcatcttttattaatttttatataatgactataatcatatatttgtttgcatAATACTATctgtatcttaattttcttataaaaactttttattgaatgaatttgaaaaaacatcaaaataaatttaatgattaTATAGAGATAGACTGGGCTCCGGTTGATCAGATCTCAGTCTATATCTGATCGTATTCTCCTCCATTAGATCGGCGGGTATCTCAAAGCGGACTTTAAAGGGTTAATAGTGCTGTTTGGAGCCGTTTGGCTGATGTGGcggagtttaaaaaaaaaatctcatgcttTTGAATGGGACATGATATAAAGCCACCTCTTCCTCccatctcttctcctctctctccctttcacCCTTCTTCTCTCTCCAAACCCCTCCACTCGTGATTTATCTTATATTCTCTCTCTTCAGCCAccgtcctctcttcttctctctcttcggtcaccttcctctcttcttctctctctagccactgtcctctctttttctctctctccagtcatcgttctctcttcttctctctcttcgacCACCGTCATTGTCTCTTTCGAATCTCTCCACCCCCCACCCCGCGACCaccatcttctcttcttctttctctccggCCCCTGTCATCATCTCCTCCAAACCCCCCACCTGTGGCCACtgtcctctcttcttctttccctccgaTCAAGGTCCACATCTTATCCGAAAGCCCCCCCTCACCACGGCCACCACcaaccttctctttttctttctctccggCCACCGTCCATGTCTCCTCCGAATGCTTTGAACGCCATAGGATTTTTTCCTCTGTTTCTTCTCGAAAGAAACTCTCCCAAATGaaactcttccctctctctcgctGTGAAAatagatttcttcttctttttccctctGTTTGTCATCGGAACAAACTTCTTCCCTGTCGGGGTCCTGTAGTTGGGTGATCCAAGGGTCCTCCCCGAATAAAgacaaagagaggaaagagaggagaATAAACATTAAGACTTATTAAAATAAACACAAAACATAATAGAATAAATAGAAATaccaaataataaacacaaattgATAGAGAATGAATACAAACTGCCACAGGCTGCTCTCTGTCTCTTATGAACCCATtgcaggataaacacaaactatccaAGAATAAGCACAAAAGCCATATAATAAACACAAATTACGTATAATAAACAGAAACTCTACTATAATAAAAACAAATGTCATAGGATAAACATAAACTCAGGATCCACAAGTTGGGTGATCCAAGAGTTCTTCCAGGACAAACACAAAGAGAGGATCCACAAGTTGGGTGGATCATATTCTGAGTTTTAATCTTATTCATTCAGAAATTTGAGTTTGCTCTATCAGGTGAATTTATGCTCTCCTATGATAGAGAATGAGAAAGAGGTATAAATTAATTTCTGATTGAAATAAATACGATCTCGCCTAACTCCAGTtgaaataaacataaactatccgaggataaatacaaactctaaataataaacataCATATatccagaataaatacaaactatcccaaaataaatacaaacgtcataaaataaatagaaactcATTATAATAAATACAAAGTCTAAGGTGATAAATACAAACAGCCCAAAATAAACATAAATTCAGGGCCCAACACTTAGATCATCCTAAGGCTCTCTTAGgataaacaacaagaaaagaggataaatactaagtcctgtaaaaataaatacaaactatcgaaAGATAAttacaaactctaaataataaatataaacaggCCCAGGATGAACACAAACTGCCCAGGTTGCTTTCTGTCTTTTATAAACTCATGGCAGGATAAACACAAAGTACTtcagaataaatacaaattttatataataaataaaaattatgaataataaatataaattctagaacaataaataaaaactatccaggataaatataaatttgaaattcaaaaatttagtgATCCAAGGATCCACCCAGGATAAACAATAAGAAAAGAGGATAAACACTAAGTCCtatgaaaataaatataaagtatcgaaggataaatataaacttcaaataataaacacaaactaatccaaaaaaaatataaattgctCAAGTTGCTCTCTGTCTTTCATGAATCTATCGCAGGATAAACACAAAGTACTTCAGAACAAACACAAACTCCATATAATAAACAAAAACTGctcataataaacacaaactctgggACGATAAACAAAAAATATTCAGGATAAACAGAAACTATCCATGGGACGATCCAAATTTGTGTTTATTGTTCcagagtttatgtttattattcaaaatttttatttattatacggagtttatatttattttagagtaCTTTATGTTTATCCTcctcttttattatttattttcacAGAACTTATTATTTATTGTGGATAGTTTCTGATTATTCTATGACAATTCATATTTATCCTCGCAATAGTCTCAGAAACAATGAGAAATAAGATCATAAACACACAAATGAAATCACTCTCCCTATAAATAAGCACAAATTGATCTGAAATAACTTCAAATACAAAACTATCTAGAAAACAATTCTCACACTAATAGGAGAACTGAACAATTATCAGATCTATCCAAAAATCAATTGCATCAATCATAGAAAACAAAGTTGATTCACCTATTACTGAATATTTGTATACATCAaaattgttgggtggatgtctggccaaaacaccacctcccaagatcctttcagtaccacgcgatgcagcaggaagaaagaagaaacaaaacaaaaggaaaaacaatcaaaatacgtggatcagccacaaaagggctcgcctccacggggcatgcaaacttcactatgaaaagaaaattttacaagaggagacctcaccctcaacccttgtacacccaattatctctcacatgaagtttccctcacaaaagctctctctcttggagacccccctgaacccctgaagagcctggcgaccgctgtccaggagcctcctgctccttctctcacagcgcctcacgcctctctctctctctcctctcggttcgtacggcggcgagaaaaccgaaAACCGCACTCTCtcctgttcgtctcaggccttttaaaggcttaaacaagaCTTAAAACatgttagagaaggattaggactccttaatcaagccaaatcacgtcccagaccgtccgatcaagaccgggagccacctgggccgtccgatcgtgctccggtccacgaaatagggccgtggaccgcgagaaacgcgtgggaaacgcccacacggtccacagaccgcgctgtggaccacccggtccacggtggaccggggcaagggccagcaggccgctgggtcgcgcgtcccgcgcgggcctgggcctgggtcgcgcgtcccgcacgggcctgggtcccgcgtcccacgcgggcctgggatgcgcgtcccgcgcgccgccgcctgcagccgcgccgctgccgcccgccgccgatcgccggcggtcctccaccgcctcgattctcgtgccgacttcaaaagctcgtatctcctccatccgagctccgattcagatgatcttggtctcgttggactccatttttcgccgcgaacctcgctgtgggctcaatgtgggctgaatctcgaggtgtcaaatcctaacaatctccacctcgactcgatattcggcctcctccaaactccgagagcttctggatctcctcgcccccatgccctggggcaatcgcctgctgatcatggatgggcaaacatgggagtcgagccaggctgctcgatcccatctccgtcgtatgctgtgctcctcctgacctgagacctgctcggggcatcatcctgcggcaataggaatcttaccttgcgacgtcgcctctcgtcctcccgagtctcctgtctcgtgcccgatccgcctcctggagctccacctcgctctgggctccacctggctcccgatgctccacctcgcactgggctccctgccaggtaataatgtcctctgctccccttcttcccctccagcacaatcctatcgccgcgtagcaccctcaggattcctccaccagctaccgtcctgtagcctctcgaatccagtctgctaagtgagataagattccgcctgaaatcgggtatgtatcggacctcccccaatctcctcactgcaccgtcatgtgtcctccagctgaccgtcccaatgcctctgatcgcacagctcgatccattcggcagatatacagtgctctcactgttctccagggagtcaaactgctcctctctgcaatacacatgataggggcatgcataatctaatatccactgctgggaagaaatagatacctcgtcagatatctccaggacatctccatctgaatcgctgccggccgtcgctacagcagccaccgtccgatttttcagttgagggcaatctctagctagatgccccaactcctcacaccggtaacacctggttttgctcaagtccctcctggacttagaccgccctcgatgcgatctcctgtcgctccgtctaccgcctcctgcacctccagaagccaccaaagctgagctatcgacacctgagctcgaagctgggttctccctcctgagaacctcgttctggagtatcgccgcggtgacctcgtccatcttgatagtgctcttccccactagaagagcagtcaccaaggactcgtacgaagaaggaagcgacgccagcaaaaccagtgccctggtcttctcctcaacgttctcgccaacgctgagaaggtcggtgaggatcttctggaagtggctcagatgctcctgcacgctttgtccctcagtcatccgcagttggtaaaactgcctccagaggaaaagagtgttggtgagagacttcgccatgtacaactcctcgagcttcgaccacagcatcgtcgggaaagtctcgctcagcacatggatcaccacctcatccgccaggtacatacggatggtactcaccgcctgcatctgtagccgtttccaatcccgcacctccatggtggtcggtttctcatcgcacaagagagcatcgatcaacccctgttggatgagcacgtccttcacccttgcctgccacaaggagaaattgctcttaccatcgaacttgttgatctccatcttgattgttcctgttttctccatcttcagtcttgctcaccaccactgcaatctgcgtccttgtaccgccttgctctgataccacttgttgggtggatgtctggccaaaacaccacctcccaagatcctttcggtaccacgcgatgcagcaggaagaaagaagaaacaaaacaaaaggaaaaacaatcaaaatacgtggatcagccacaaaagggctcgcctccacggggcatgcaaacttcactatgaaaaaaaaattttacaagaggagacctcaccctcaacccttgtacacccaattatctctcacatgaagtttctctcacaaaagctctctctcttggagacccccctgaacccctgaagagcctgacgaccgctgtccaggagcctcctgctccttctctcacagcgcctcacgcctctctctctctcctctcggttcgtacggcggcgagaaaaccgaaAACCGCACTCTCtcctgttcgtctcaggccttttaaaggcttaaacaagaCTTAAAACatgttagagaaggattaggactccttaatcaagccaaatcacgtcccagaccgaaTAATAGCTTCACCACaacaaataaatttttgacagaatacaaatttgaatataaattttttattcacctATTACTGATTCATACAATTTTATATACAAGATATTCACAACACATCCAAATATCATGACAGaatacaattttttttataaatttagataAATAGCGGAGCCAATATAGATATAGTCACattggtaacacaacaaactatgaTAATCCTATCTCGTGACCCTTCACGATCATCTGTGCAGCATATTTGGCACGTAACTTCGGCACATGAGCATCTGTAATTATGATATGTCATCCCATCATCAGACTctctataaaatgcatgatgtagaaGAACTGATACAAGTCATTCTTTGCATTAACACTTCATTACAGTATAACTAAAATTATGCCATATAAAATTAACTCCAACATTCATTACAATAACATGGTTTCTTAACAACATTCATTTTAATATTAGCAGGACAACAACAACAAGCAACGCTATCATTCCGAACAAAATTCTATTTGTCATAGCACTACTCTCActtaaatctttaattttacaaTACAACTTTTTGGACTCCATCTTTAAATCAGTAATTTTCCTTCTGACATCTCGAAGCGAATCATCTACTAAAATCGATGATTGAGTTCTCAATGGATCATTTGTAGGCAAACATCAGTCCACAAAATAATATTCTTCACAACTATAATAcaacttattttgatttttttgtgaATTTGAGATTTTAATTGATGTTAAACGACCACAATGGCATCTCTTATTCAAATAATCGAGCCAACATGAGATAGTCTGACAACTTGAACTTTgttgagatattaaaacttttgcacaaaataaaataaattgtaTTAGTTAGGAATATTAGTTAGATGAAGAACAATACAATATGTTCTACTATATTCAGCTACATTCAAATACTAAAAAAAAGATTAGGATAGTCAAAAAAACCAAAGGGTTAGAGTTCTGGTAAAGAGAGCAGTCCTAGAGCTTCAGCGAAGAACACCGATTTGATGCTTCTATGGGCACATTTGAAGGGGAGAAGGTTTGATGCATGAGAGGCCGAAGAAGATAACATACTAATATCACTTGAGTAtgaatgaaattttaaatttataataatattttttaattaatgaaTGTTATCTGACAATTATTATAACTATATTATGGGCTATTATCATAGCAGTTTAGTTAAAATAAAACTTATATAAAAAAAGGGGGTCTTTAAAATAATCACCTTAgccattaaaatattaaaattatattatgctAATCATGataatcatatcatttttttttatcgaaaCATTACTCTATAGAAATTGCAATATGTGCCTTAGTCATTGTGCATCTTGTATAAAGcaaaagcaaataaaaaaaaatataacaaagCTATTAAAATTTTGCAGTGACAATACTCTCTCCTATATTAATCTTGGGTTTCTCTTTTGAGCAATTTTAAAAGTCCTAAATCACTGTCTTATTATTGCAGATATGCAAATCCATTTTCTATTCATTGATAGATAGGTATTATCCAAAGAATGATTAACATACACCAATCCGCAGATGCAAATTGCAACGCACCATGCACAGCATTACTCACAATCTAGCAAGAAAGCTTATGAATACCTACCAAACACTGAGATTGATGTCACGACAGAAATATATGCGTCATTAGTTCATTTGTTCTCAtatctctaaatatttttattttatgattgatCATGACTTAGATCTATCAGAGATATTATGATTCTCTTTCATGCCTCAACTAAGAGGATTTTATATTTACCTAGCTAttgatatgaaagaaataaatgaGAAAGATGCTCACCTGATATGGAGGAGGTAGCCCTCTGGCTGTATGTGGAGGCGGCGGCACCGATTGGGTGCGGCGGCTGGTGGTGGCGGCACCGATTGGGTGCGGTGGCGGTGCCGGTTAGGAGTGACAATGGGTGGTGGTAGTGATAGTTGAGGGCGGCGGCTGCGGCGGATGGTGCCGACTATGGTTGGGGCCGGGCCGAATAGTGACAGTGACGGTTGGGGGTGGTAGAGCCCGATGGCGGCATCAGTTGGGGGCGATGTAGGCTGATGGCAACGTCGATTAGAGGTGGCGACGACTGGTGACGAATGGGGAAGAGAGAAGACAGCGGCGGGTAGAGGCGAAGGGTGGGAGTTAGGGTTTGGGAAAGAGTCTGCCGTGGGTGGGGGTTGGAGAAGAGCCGATGGTGGGTGGAGGTTGAGAAAGAGCCGACGGTGGGTGGGGTTGAAGAACTTGAATTTGGGGATGAGAGGAGAAGTTAGGGGCAGCAGGTGGGTATTGGAGGTTGGAGAACAGCTGACGatgggagggagggggagagagagagagaggagaacgtAAGAgttgggagagagggagagagaggagaagaaggtGAGAGTTGGGGGTTGGAGAAGAGCCGACGGTGAGTGGAGGTTTTGGATTGCTTAGGgttttgaatgagagagaggagaaaagatttgggagaaagatgggagcagaagaaagggggagagagagaggagatcaAGAGATGGGGGCACGCATGTGAGCTGCCGTCGCATCGCGTGCTTTCTCTCCGACatgtcttttctttttatttttaaacaacatCAGATCAGCTAACAGCCTCTCAAACTCCTTTGTTAGTTTTTAGAAAGAGCTTTGAGATACGTGTCGATCCAACGAACGGAGATCCTATCGGATGTATGTTAGAATCCGACCAACCGGAGGAGGAtctatttcaaatattatatatatatatatatatatatatatatattatttatttatattgttggaagtatttttgtcaagtatggattatcatcactcaaaaatttatcaaatatcattttttttataatatttattttattttttaaatataaaatttattatttttattttttatgataaatatgataatttatataAGATTCGCTCAAACCAAACGGGCCTAAGTGGCATCACCGGACCCATTGCTTGGCAAGAAGCCAACGGTAGCCATCCTTTATTGTTTGCTACTTTGCTCGCCGTCCGCTCGCGTTCGCGCAGCATCCCGTCATCCCTTGGTCCCTCTCCCCTTCTTCGTGACTTCCGTCTCCGATTTCCCTTCCATTCCCAACTTCCAAAACCCTAGCCCCAGCTTCCATCGAAACCTCGGCCTCGACCCCGTGCCCACCCCGTCTGCCACTATCCGCGATACATAGAACCGGAATCCACCCCCAGCGCCTCGGAATTCGGAGGAGCACCGATGTCAGTCGCAACTACCGCTGCCTCTGCTCAAAATATATCAACAATTGCTCGTCCTGATCGGTTTTACCCGCCGCCCCTTCGGAGTTATCTTGTAAAAATCCATCCTTTCTCCAATTCTTCCTCTTCTCCCGCTCTTTTCTCGCAGGCGCGGCGGTTTGGGTTCGTCCAGATGAGAATGGTCTCCTGCCGGAAGGCGTCTTGGTGGCAAGTTGGTGCCTTGTTATCAGGTACGAGGAAAACCCTGGCTTAATTCTTTTTCATGACGGAACAGTAGAGAAAAAGGGTGAAAAATTCGATCTTTTTAGGTGACAGTGTTGATAAGAGTCCACGGAGAGATGTTTCGGGCCAGCTGAGCTTGGATGAGCTCCTTTCAGTTGCTGAAGCGCTCTGCATTGTGCCGCCTGCCATCTATTCGATCGGTTGTCTTGTTGCTTCATTGCTCCCAGGAGTGGCCAAGCCATTCCAGGTCTCATCGGGGAACAAGTTTTTTGTGTGCCAGTATTTTCTCTTTGTCGGTGCTGTGGTGATTGGAAATTTGGTTCGTTGGAAGCAGTGGCAGCGGATGTATAGGGTGAATGAGAAGGGGGTGAATGTTGATT
This genomic window from Elaeis guineensis isolate ETL-2024a chromosome 13, EG11, whole genome shotgun sequence contains:
- the LOC105056786 gene encoding uncharacterized protein isoform X4, translating into MSVATTAASAQNISTIARPDRFYPPPLRSYLVKIHPFSNSSSSPALFSQARRFGFVQMRMVSCRKASWWQVGALLSGDSVDKSPRRDVSGQLSLDELLSVAEALCIVPPAIYSIGCLVASLLPGVAKPFQVSSGNKFFVCQYFLFVGAVVIGNLVRWKQWQRMYRVNEKGVNVDLIQRIDKVEQDMRSSVKIVQVLSRQLEKLGIRFRLTRKALKDPISETAALAQKNSDATRALAVQEAVLERELGEIQKVLLAMQTCMQAGTVWLLSLR
- the LOC105056786 gene encoding uncharacterized protein isoform X2, encoding MSVATTAASAQNISTIARPDRFYPPPLRSYLVKIHPFSNSSSSPALFSQARRFGFVQMRMVSCRKASWWQVGALLSGDSVDKSPRRDVSGQLSLDELLSVAEALCIVPPAIYSIGCLVASLLPGVAKPFQVSSGNKFFVCQYFLFVGAVVIGNLVRWKQWQRMYRVNEKGVNVDLIQRIDKVEQDMRSSVKIVQVLSRQLEKLGIRFRLTRKALKDPISETAALAQKNSDATRALAVQEAVLERELGEIQKVLLAMQLVPFSLCGGPRFKSWGWHRCSRSHGGCKCGADRLRIT
- the LOC105056786 gene encoding uncharacterized protein isoform X1, with the protein product MSVATTAASAQNISTIARPDRFYPPPLRSYLVKIHPFSNSSSSPALFSQARRFGFVQMRMVSCRKASWWQVGALLSGDSVDKSPRRDVSGQLSLDELLSVAEALCIVPPAIYSIGCLVASLLPGVAKPFQVSSGNKFFVCQYFLFVGAVVIGNLVRWKQWQRMYRVNEKGVNVDLIQRIDKVEQDMRSSVKIVQVLSRQLEKLGIRFRLTRKALKDPISETAALAQKNSDATRALAVQEAVLERELGEIQKVLLAMQEQQQKQLDLILAIGKAGRLLDSKRDSISEQGSIGTSSSAQEKEEAKELEIQSGRHAGGDNVGA